Sequence from the Solea senegalensis isolate Sse05_10M linkage group LG1, IFAPA_SoseM_1, whole genome shotgun sequence genome:
ATTAcctttgttgatgtttttggcAGTGTTTGCCTTTCTGTTTCATCTGTGTGATATTTTTAGGATTTAGGATGCAAGTCCATTACTTGTATTCGCCTGGCCCATTCCAACAAACATCTTTGCTTAACTTGAAATTTTAATCATTGAAATTAACTTTTAAACacactatattatatataaaaattgtTGTGGTTCtgggcagccattttgttgtgTTGGCTTGCATTCATGCTATAGTGTGCCCTGgataaatcatcaaaaaaatTTGTTACAGGGGACATTGATGTATAAATACAAAGTTATCAAAATCCTCATCTGCCTGTGTCTCCATCACCATCTTCTCACTTAAACCTGCCCCACACTGAGGATTTTTCAAATCCTGGGAGACCAGAGACACAATGAACTTTGTAActgatttttaatatttaaatcctgagaaagcacagactagaagATCCAGTCCAGACGCAGGACCACATACTTGCTGTTTAATCAAatgatttcagggaggagattccaggggaTTTGGGATATCACAGAAACTTGAGTGACTTAATGTGACTTCagcatgtattattattactactaagCAGAATTGAAATGTTAGTGTCATTAATGAAATATAACATTCCCACAAATTGAGCatgtgttgtgcatgtgtgttgtccAAAGTACAATGTGAGCAGACATTCTACTGCATTTTGTTTAACTCTTACCTCACAGAGTGCATTGCAATTGTCAGGTATGTCTGTTTACTTTAGCAGCGTGAAGGCTTGGAAGGTGGATGTTTGTACTTAACAGGACTGACTatgaaagttttaaaaaaaggtttaattaaCAACAGTGCTGTAACAGCAAGACAAATTGTGCGAATGTGGCTGTAAATACACGAATACAAATAATTTGAATTTCCCAtacaatgtatttgtttttaatttattattttattaatcaacAAATACATAGGCTACATAATATTACACGTACAcctgttttaatattttcaattgtttgttttaattcgTAACAACCTCTTTGGCATGGTAGTATTACTTAGACAATGATGTTCACGTGACATCATGTCAATAAAGCTTGTTGAAATTGACAGCGCAGCCGAGCTCGTGGCCTTTAGCCGAGCCCTTTTCTGTGTGACACCTTTCATACCGTGAAGCTTCATACATTCACATTCAGCTGCCGCTGCTGCACGGAAAGAACAATGGGTGTCCAAGTCGATACTGTCAGACCAGGAGACGGTGAGGTTTTTtcaaaattcattcattcagatcTTGAAAGGTTTGCCGTCGTTAAAAATACAGGATTTTAAACCTCCGTTGTCTCCATTTAGGTGCGCATTTCCCCCAGAAAGGACGGAATGTCCTGGTGCACTACGTCGGTAAGACATTGATCATTTACTTCACCCACTTTGActggaaataaataattttcttCTCTCAAATGTGACTTGTTTGTCGTTCAATTAGATTAACCTGAAATGCTTTATGGTGTTTGTTCTATAGCGAATTTCATTGGCGTTACAGAAGCTATCGTGGCGTTAGCTTGGGCTGGATTAACACAGTGCCTGGAAACCAGGGGTATAGCTGGCtgtgaatatatatgtgtatatatacatatgtatttatttttttcatcacacGATACATTTCATTACTGTAGGCCATTTAAGTGAATTACCAATGCCATTTTGCCACTCCCGAGCATGGTTAACGGTTCCTCTGCATTTCCACGCCTTTGTGCTAAGCTCAACAATGCTAACGGAGTCGTGGGTGTAGCTCTGTAGCTTGAGACCCTGTGTGCTTCGACTAATGCCGttaactcttctttttttcagcccGTACGGTTATTTAGTCGTTTGACGTAAGGTTGAAAAGGCGTCTCATTACATCATTTTTAGTCGTTTTTTTGGTTTAGTTCATAATATGTCACACTAACTGTAAATTTACATGACGCTCCTCTGAAATCTAAAAATACACCATTGAGGGCTACTGCTGCACAACCATGAACAACCAATCACAAACCAAAGTAATGACCAGCtgtttaaatttgaataaaatcaaAGCAAATTCtctatcagcttcttaaaggtccagtgtgtaacattaatgAGGTTCCATGGGCAGAAATTCAATATATTTTCcattagtatttttttcttttgtgattttatagCCTTAGATTAATAGTGCTTTTCCGTTATACACTTCTAGCACAGTCTCAActcttattgtttttttgcttttccataaGCAATAGTACctgatgcttttttttggttcctGCTCTAGTGCGGTTCCAAGCGAACTGAGCAGATACAAAAATGTGACttcaacagactgctggccactgattggtcagagcgtTGTTGCTGGAAGAGTGATGAGTATGACGTCCGACCCAAGAATCAAATCCAACAGTGCCAAACTGGAGATCAGTAAAAAAGACTTCActcctgtaaatgtgtgttaatctccaacatttagcaaggaaatatGTAAAATCTCACTATTTAACAGACGATTCctgtgtatttagggacagcactgctgaaagccggttATCGCGAGCCAAGTCACAACCAATTctgccgtatttcagttcagtgactgttgGGCAGAATTTGCTGCTCTCCGTTCATGCAGCAAGCACTGAACTTATCTTATTAATGAATTGGtggttctaatgattcagtacaccaaaaataactgctttgctAGTTACTAGTTTCTGTGTTCGTGACCTCACTGCAGTTTCGTGCAGAGCTATGGCGACCCCGCCCGCTTTGAGGAGGTACTGTAGTAATGGAATATGAAGTGCCAACCAAAGCGAGTAGAGCCAAGTAGTgatagaactgtataatggaaaagtgccataagcctcttgtatgtatgtatgtatgtatgtatgtatgttaagCAAGTGCCTCACTTTCTGGATGCTGCTATCTTGCACCATCATGTTTCTTTTGAAGCTAATGGTCAAACCAGCCagagtttgttttgcattttaaagtggaAACAAAGACGAATGATATAATTTCTGCTATGTGTAGTTTCTTGGCACAAATGGAAAAGGGAAGGATGACTCATTTTGTTACATTTGACAGTCTCACttttagatgtcactaattctggcacactggacctttttaaaggCCATTTTTAACACTTCACAGGACTGTCTGCATTTCATGTTTTGCTATTAAGAATTGGATTTGGCAGAGTGGATGTGAACATATGAAAAGCTGGAATCAGGAAATGGTTGACAAAGTTcaataaactttttttgtcCGTCAATTAATAGTTAAGAATTACATTTTGTTCAACAGGCAGGCTGACGAATGGCAAGGTTTTTGACTCCTCCAGGGAACGTGGACAGCCCTTCTCTTTCGTCCTTGGCCAGGGTCAAGTCATTCGTGGCTGGGATGAAGGTGTAGCAAGGGTAAGGATCAAATTACCCTTGCCATTTCACAGATTTTTACTCGCATTACTTAGCCAGTGAAAGAGTACTAGACAATACTAAAGGCATTACAAAACATGTATGGTTCTACAATATGTCCTGAAAATGTTATCACAATACAAAGGTTTCAAATCAATAGTTTGAACAATGGATTGTATGTATTGATTTTAATGTAtgcctttttattgttttctctgcACAAATCTTGGAGGACTATCAAAGTCACCCAAACTCACTAGTCTCGCATGACACACGAGTTACTGTTGTTCACTATCTATGGTGTGGAGCCAGAAATACTTGAACTGTTTTTCAGATGCTTTTATGTCGTGATTGTTGCTCTGGAGACACTCTGGACAGTTTTGATTGATTTCTGTCCTCCATTGTCACCTCAAAATCTGAGTGGGCCAAGCTCCGCTCACGGTATCCCCTGCAGGACTACTTGTTAATTAGTGGTAATGTTCAAGGAATTATTTATTGTTCTGCCATTTTTTGACACATAACTCCTCCTTCAGCTTTCAAGATATTCAGACCATTCAAACTTCAACACGTGCAACTCACTTGCGAGTTATTCAACATTATTCAATGAAGAAattttcaaaatgtcataattttcatgcatctttatcttttatttttttaagagcTAAAATGCTTGATtgtattcatttgaaatgactATTTCCAAACCAACACTTGCTAGCGTAAATGTAGCCTCACGTTCtcttcatttcctccacagATGAGTGTTGGAGAGGTGGCACACTTGACCTGCTCGCCAGACTACGCGTATGGCAGCAGGGGATACCCGCCTGTCATCCCCCCCAACGCTACTCTCATCTTCGAAGTTGAGCTTCTGAAATGTCCAGTCTAGTGCTCTCCTTTCTTTGTATCCCACCCACATCTTTGACACAAACAATGGCTTCATGTAAGGTTTTGTTCGTAGCATCGgtataaaaaatgattttgatatcctggtgaaattaaaaacaaaaaacaattgacAAACGAAAGCAATCATGC
This genomic interval carries:
- the LOC122769983 gene encoding peptidyl-prolyl cis-trans isomerase FKBP1A-like, with the translated sequence MGVQVDTVRPGDGAHFPQKGRNVLVHYVGRLTNGKVFDSSRERGQPFSFVLGQGQVIRGWDEGVARMSVGEVAHLTCSPDYAYGSRGYPPVIPPNATLIFEVELLKCPV